The genomic segment CTAGAATCAGCTTGGTTATCTTTCCACCTTCCACCTCGtgttatctctctttctctcaggtTTGGGTATGGTGACTCCAGTGAATGATCTGCGTGGCTCAGACTCCATCTCCTACGACAAAGGCGAGAAGATGCTTCGTTGCAAGCTGGCTGCCCTCTATCGTCTCACAGACTTGTTTGGCTGGTCTGAGCTCATCTACAACCACCTCACAGtaattgatttatttactgGGGGGTCATGCAGAAATTTAACCGACACAATGAACATCAAGACTTATAGTATAAAgatttagatagatagattgtgtttgtgttgtaattTATGATGACCAACGGCCTTAATTGATTTAAATTGGCTCTGTATCCATGCAACATCGATATCTGAAGTGACTGTCTACTGATCTTTTTAGGTCAGAGTGAGCTCAGACCAGGAGCGCTTCCTTGTTGTCCCTTTTGGGCTCCTTTTCAGTGAAGTCAGTGCCTCCAGTCTGGTGAGGaatctctgctgctttccattGAACCTATTAAATGAcacaacatgttttttctctcttgatATCTGTTCAAATAAAATTGCTCAACACAACCTAATCCCGTCAAATTCTGCTTGTTGCTTTGACCAACCCTTCACTGTCTACCGCTCCATCCAGGTGAAGATAAACCTTCAAGGTGAGATAGTGGACCGGGGCAGCACCAACCTTGGAGTCAACCAGGCTGGCTTCATTCTCCACTCTTCCATCTATGCTGCACGGCCTGATGTCAAGTGtattgtacatgtacacacagctgCTGGTGCTGCGGTAAGTGTATACACAGTAATTATATTGAGTGCAACCAGAgagataaaaatatataatggtTATGCAAGGTTTcgtcttgtttgtttggatgcAGGTGTCGGCCATGAAGTGCGGCCTGCTGCCCATCTCACCTGAGGCGCTCTCTCTAGGTGAGGTGGCCTACCACGACTATCACGGCATACTGTTGGATGAGGAAGAAATGACTCTCATACAGAGAAACCTAGGGCCTAACAGCAAGGTAACATCTATGTGTCTGAAATGAAGTTGAATAATATTGCTTCAGCAGCGaagtaaatgtgaatgtaacagttttataataaaacctTGTAAAATGTAACTTCTAACTACATAAAttcaaaaacatgttaattaCACAAACAGCAGTGGTTTCTGTGCCAAGtcttagtttttcttttgtgccaGGTGCTCATCCTGAGGAACCATGGGCTGGTTTCTGTTGGTGAAACAGTAGAGGAAGCTTTTTATTACATACACAACTTGGTAACTGCCTGTGAGATCCAGGTAGGACACGTACTGGACtctgtaaatgttatttaaccAAAGACATATTTTGATAGTGGTTACGTGACATGAATCTTGCACTAAAAGTTCTTTTACCATCTTATTGCCTCCTTTTACTGACAAAATGATGTTGTTTCCTTGTAATAATGTTTCAGTACAAAGTTGGACATTCTTTCTGATATTTCAGTTTATGGTTAAGtcatttaatttatgtattATAACATACGGGATGATAATATAGACAGCCAGGTGTGTTATGTTGTGATATTTTGCATTGCGTTTGTCTACATTTTCCATAACACTTGTCTTTGTCACTCTGTTTCTCCACATCTCAATACATGTTCACTGTCTTCATGTTCATGTGTATTGTGGGTTATgttggatttgttttgtgtatgtccTCATGTCCACAattcctttctgttttctggATCTGTGTGGTTTGTCTTTCTGTATCCCCCTTCCTTTCCTGCAGGTGCGAACACTGGCCAGTGCTGGAGGGCCAGATAATCTAGTGATGCTGGACCCAGCCAAATACAAATTGCGCCCACGGGTACCTGAGCCAGCTGGTGATGGGTCCTCTACACACCCCAAATGGCAAGTCGGGGAGCAGGAGTTTGAGGCGCTCATGAGAATGCTTGACAACTTGGTGGGTACAAGGAGATGGGGAAATTTTTAAAGCGTACGTTTTCTTCTAAACTAATTGTTAGCCACAATAGCTCCACAGATGTTGGAAGCAAAACTGTGTCCTCGCCCTCTCTACTCACATTTTATATAACATGTGAGCGAGCAGCCTGGATTagtttgtctgtgccatagacctctgagaatttaaataacattatcTAAACACTTTTGTCTACTGgttcacatttctttatttcaaaaacCCCAATTGCTATAAACATAGtcagaacatttgttttaatagtttttggacaacaacagaagTCCACAGTGCCGACAACAAGCTAATCCATGTTGCAGACCGATAACTAACAAGTCATCAGTATAGAAGATTTTACtttggttttagcatctgtatgaTTATCTTGGATTAAATTATTCTTTTAGAACATGACCGAAATTCTCCTTTAATCTTCTTCAGCTGAGCAGCAGTAGTATATACACTGATCACCCAGAACATAACGACCACCCAACTCATATTGACATGGTCCCACTTTTGCGACCAAAATGGTCTTGACCAAGACAACTTCAGTAATGATCATTAGTACATAAATACATGGGGAAGTGAACATCTTTGATTGTCTCATTACATTGCCACCTAGAAGTGAATGTAATGAGACAATCAATGATGTTCACTTCCCATGTTAATGtccataatgttatggctgttgagtttgaattattttttttttaaatatcatttgaAATTATTGGAATACTTGGACATTATAGTAATGAAAATGTCTGGTAAACTGCAAGCATGGTAACTTATCTTGTAATTTGGAtgtgacacatttatttctggAAGATGAACAagagtgtgttttattgccaataaatgcatttcttttttaaattaaaggttTAATTTTAGACAGGTCATTTTTGCAATAATAATTTTatcctgttgtttttattggtctctctgtctcccaggGCTACAGGACAGGCTACCCTTATCGTTGCCCGGCATTGCGAGACAAAGCTAAAAAGTACAGTGATGTGGAAAGCGCTCCCTCTGCCCACGGTGGTTACTCATATGGGGAGGACAGTGACTCTGGTGCTCGCTCCCCACTAAAGCACAGCTTCCAGCGTGGCCAGCATGACAAGAACCGCTGGCTCAATGCCGGAAACCGTCCTGACGAGCCCTACGAGGACGGGGCCGACGGAAGCAGCCCCAAGTCGAAGCCTAAGGTGTGGACGAACATAACACACGATCACGTCAAACCCTTGCTGCAGTCTCTCTCGTCCGGTGTCTGCGTGCCAAGCTGTATAACCAACTGCTTGGTCTGTGCCTACCTTATTGTTCATAGTATAGATTTTAAAGCTACCTTGTTGGTGGATTGGGTAGGTGGTCGGCATCCTGAGGCCCTGGGGACAGTGAGGAGTAAAAGTCCAGTACATAGTTGAAGTGGttgttttattatctttttccGAGCTGCTGCTATCTGCTTTCATTCTAAAAATTGGAGTCTGCATAATCCTGCTTTTCACTACCTTTTAGGATCTTTTATGGTTGCTCACACTGTAGTGTCCTATTATCCTACCTTTTTAATGCAGTTACTTCTGCTCTCTGAATTACTTAGCAGCACAGGTGTTATTATCTATTGACccactttgctctttttttccccttctggTCTCCTAATGCTTCATGATGCCAGGCCAGCTGCCCACAGCATGCCCCACTGCATGTGTAGTAGTGTAATGCATTGTTGGTGTTGATGTTTTTCCCAGAGGAGCGAGCAGCAGGGGTGTGGCATGAGTCCTCAAGTGGGCAAATGAATATGAAAAGACATGGTGAAGCCACACAATTGCTCACCCTGTAATATACGCTTTTAGTTTTGCGTGTTAGAAACAAACATGACTTAcaaaatatatagaaatatgATATGAATATCATATAATATGCTTTAGATAAAGGTTATATCAGCTTAATCCTTCTCATAAGGAGGAGGGAGGTGCAATGTTTCTCAGAATATTTAATGTACAGTGTAACCCCAGATATGTTGTAGACATTTAATaagaagaaacaaatatttccGTGGGAAAAGAGTCATGTAgcctgctttttaaaaaaaaaaaacattttatttttttttttcttaactacCTGCAACTGCTCCCagttgtgcatttatttttctctattaTGATCTGTTTTCTCTAGTTACTGGTTtcagtttgaaaatgtttttgaacgCATCAGGGCCTGCATGAGTGGATTTTGtttgatcaaaaaaaaaagcagaacgACAGCCGTGAAATTTGACTTGACTTTTGAACCAATTATCTCCTGTTGGGAAAGTAGGAAATTGTGTTGTGAGACACTTTCTCAGTGAGTATATCGTGTTTACATGTTCATCTCATACTTAACCAACCCAATCCAGCTACCTTCATCCAGAAACCCTTTCTCATCTAGCCACAATTTGGCAGCTAAGCAGCCAACAGAGTAAACACAAGAATGTAGTCGTGAGCTTATGCTTTCCACCGCCAATTACATGCTTAGTTTAAATATAAGACAATATATTGCATGCTTGCTGaagatttggtttgtttattcaCCAGCTGCTCATTCGatttagtgcaaaaaaaaaaaatgggtacggccatttgtttttctccttcaatCATGCTGAGCATTACCAGGTTTActcagtgtaaataaaaattagatAGGGTATTTCTTTTccatattaaaaagaaaattgtcaGTTATAAAGCCATTAAAATGTTTCGTCCTCTGCAGGAAAGATACACTCTTGTCTTAGTGTGTACCGTTGTGACAATGGCTTTTTTTGTCCCCCAATGTGGGCGAGTGTCCTTGGGTGTGTTTCTCTCTTATCTCTGTCGTCCTTGTTGTGTATCAGCCTGGGAAATGACTTTGGTGATGCCAGCTCACCCCTCACTGCCACTCTCGCTTCGTAAGCCAGACTCATCGTCTCAGTcacccacccctccctcttcctcacCCCTCACCACTACCACCCACCCCATGCTTTCCCCCCcacagtctttttttcttcccaatCTGTGATGCTTTagtgtgttatttgttttttgtttgttttttgtctctgaTAATGACAATGATGACGACAAATGGTTCTCAACAGTTTTAATACTCAACGTGGATTTAGCTCATCCCACCTAaaatatattacacacacacattaaaaaaatgtccctAGCTGAATGTCATGTTTTCATGACagatttgttttgacatttttggtcTAGAAGTCTGTCtccagataataaaaataaaactcataaagcagaaacacaaaaccatCCTATTGCTTTAAACTTTGATATTATAAAGTTTTTGTGCTAGACCTAACTAGTCCTACTTTACTGAGGATAGTCTGTTATGGGCCAATTATTAAGCATCAGAGAGCTAATGAACAATAGCCAGCATTCCCCTTTTAAATTTATACAAAAAAGcatacacatattttacaaaatgtgccgcctcatttattttttttcaaatattttttttttttttaatttacatccAACCCTTTTTACAGTCATTCAACTTTATCCATTTAAGTTCAGCATGATTTTTGTGAAGCCTGCATCGTATTTTGTCTTAACTTATTTTTGTgcttggggttttttttttttgtcaatctGTATATCTGGTTTTCATTGGCTTTTAACATGTTTCGTGGTGTTTACAGTGGAATAAGGAGGATGGACTTCGCCAGGCTGCCGTAGCCAATCAGTTCATTCCGATGAACACCAACCCAAAAGAAGTCCTGGAGATGAGGAATAAGGTATTGCAGTAGCCTTTTAGCTTTtctcattaaaaataatttatttgtgcaCTTGAGACTCTGGATGCATACAGAGGCACCTTGAGCAAGATGTaatctgtttcttttgttctttaaatgttgttgttgtttgtagaTCCGAGAGCAGAACCTGCAAGATATAAAGACCGCAGGGCCCCAGTCTCAGGTTCTGTGTGCCAGCACTATGGTGGAACGCACCTTTACCCAGGTAAGTCTGTGAACTCGGCACATGCAAACCTTGCTGCTATAGCTATCCTGACCTGGAAAGAAatactgtgtgttgttttctgtcttatAATTAGCTAAACAAAAGATGCATTACAATGTCAAAATTAACACATTCTGTCCAGGTCTGGAGTCACCCGTTAACCAGATTGCTTTTGTGTCTGAATACTGTGTGTGAAGTTATTCTGGATGCTGAGATTTAATGAAAGAAATTGGATCCAATCAAATTTCATCTGACATCAGTTTTTCTTTGGAGTAACTTCACCACTTATAAGACAGAGCAAAACAAGTCCTCCATGTTGTCTCTTAGAGCATGGGGTGACTTTGTAAttgtgacattgttttttttttaactgcagagATTGTCAGTCTTGCAGGTGAGTAGTATGTGGGAGAGGTAACCTCCCTCTGCTCTCCAAACCTGCCAGCTTAGGTTGTCTCATTATTCACACACATAAATTcacctgtgttttgtttattttgctttccTTTGATAGTTCAGAGTTGAGACTGTTTTCTGTCTCATCATCTGCAGGCTGATCATTTATGATGTCTTAAAATGGACAACAGAATTATACGTGTTTTTTGTCTGAGCATGCATCCTTATTCTCTTAAATTATAAAAGTgcaaaacatggaaacaaatttaataaaattatctTTTTGGATTTAGTTTGCATGGTTCAGCCTTCTTTCAGAGGAAGGTTCTTGGCTCATTTTGTTTACATGAGCTTGATTAATATCCTGGACACCAAGAGGACCAGGACATGGGGGGGGCATAAAAAGGGGCTGTTAATTGATTTTCTGTATTGGTTTAGTCAGGTTTGAATAAAGGTTTAGCTGTAATTTCACCAGTATGTCAGAAGGCTTTGATGTTTTGTATCAAACCATATGAGCCATATATTTTATAGCACCCCCCTGTTTGAATAGTTTGTCTTTGCACTGCATGCTTCCAGCTATTTGGGCTGTCAGCGCTTTGCATTTCACAGTCCCACATCTCTTCACACAAGCATATCTCTCTGCACGtgtatgttgtgtttgtgtgtacacagaGGTGGAATACAACCAACTACTAAACTAGCTGTACTTTTCCCAAGAGTTTAAGATTTTTAAGAAGCAATGCAGCTACTTAAATATGCATAATTACAGATTTAAGGTGTGCGTATTATTATTGAGATTGTTGCCACATCAGCCGAGATAACAACATAAGAGTCTTTAAAAGAAgctgcttttgtacttttaccacAGCTAGTATAAACAGAATACAGACTTTTGCTTGAGTAACACTAATAGTTTTGCTAATTGAGTGCGATATCGTTCACTTTCCACCTTtggaagcgtgtgtgtgtgtgtgtttgcatgtgtgtgtgagcctgtatgtttgtttgtgaatgtctgcacacatttacacctgCCTGACAGACTTCTAATTTGAATGTGCTGGTGTTCAAAAGCTGGCTTGTGCCCTCCCTCACTGGGTTTACTATTGCAGGACGCCCCTCTGTCTGACTGTACAGACACTATTGATGGCCTCGATGTGTCCGAGGGGTCCTATAGTCCTGCTAAATCATTTAGAAAGGTACTTACTGCTCCAGTCACAAATTCTGTTCACTTGTACTTCACATCATCCTCCAGTCATTACTTTCAGTCTGCAGACAAACACTTGATATCTGGCCTGTACAAATGAAGTGGTTATAGTGTTAGAGTAAGAATGTTTTAACTCTTAAGTTTGTATGATTGTATGAATTAAACtgttcaacattttaaataatcttgACAATGAATGTAGCAGCTACCTTGAGATTAAAAATGGGTCAGTATTCGGCTGTCATGAGTCTGTCTGCAGGAGGGATTTCACCATTTTTTCAAAGTGTACTGGTGCAAGTTGAGGTGGGCAGTAAAGAAGGCAGGTATTAGATTTGGCGATTGTGCTTTTTGCTGCATGTAAGGGCCTGGTGATATGGCTTAAAGGTCATCTCTGGATCCTTAAACAGACAACATGGACCTACGATTGACTCTGTATGTACACATTTACAGCCTACTAACTTGAACAAacactgttttccattttaactggGAGATTTTGAAACCTACCTAAGATCAGCTAATGGTTTTACAACAGAACACAACTCACTGAAATGAAGAAACACTGAATCCACTTGTTCAGTGGCAACAAAGTGATACCTCAAACACTCTTTGGTTTGACAGTTGTGTTTAAGCCTTTTTTCCCCACACTCAAGTTTGATTTTTGCCTGCCATCAAGTTGTGTAAGTAATGTTAACAGCTCTTATCACCTGTTTGAGATTTGACCAAGCTACAGTGCTATGTTATTGAACTGAACTAACACCTCACCCACCAATCCACCGTCCTTAATAAagctttttgaagttataggaTGACCTCTAATAAGTGTGGAAATGTTATGTGGTAAGTAGTGGAAATGACAAGGTAATAAAGGGATAATGTTTACGTGATAAAGCTGTCATTTCTCTGTAATAACAAAGTAGTAGGgcaaaattttaattattaaaatgaatgccCCATTACTTTTTTAGTACAAATATACCAttgaattattactaaagtatTCCCTGATTACTTTGTTAGAATATAGAGATTACCCATACATTAACCCAGTATTACCTTGCTATTACGCAGCTGTTGGTGTTACCAGTAGTTGGAAACCACTGCTCTTAATTCACTGCAGTCATGCTTTGTTGCTTCACATACGGTTGGCTTGAATCTTTGAATTCTTTGATCTGTCACTGCTTGGCGTATATGTAGCCGTGTTAATGTCTGGcgtgaaaaaagaaagattctGCTCTTTCCTGTTACAATAAGGTTTCTGTTATATTACATCACAATCTGTTCTTCCTGGTCCTTGGTTATAGCCTATTGGCTCTAACCTGTGCACTGAGGATGTTAAATGTGCTAATTTATGGCTAAgactacgtgtgtgtgtgtgtgtataaatggcCCCAAAACAAGTTTTTCTACAAGCATTTGACAGTGTATTTAAAACCTATTACATGTAAGAGTTGCCTGCCTCacctcgtgtgtgtgtgtgtgtgtgtgtgtgtgtgtgtgtgtccgtgtgtgtgtgtgtgtccgtgtgtgtgtgtgtgtgtccgtgtgtgtgtgtccgtgtgtccGTCCCCTAAAGGGAGAGCTTGTGACAGCGTCCAAGGCCATCATCGAAAAAGAGTATCAGCCTAAGGTTATCGTCACAAAGCAGGATCCCAACCCCTTCACCAAACTCACCAACCAGGACCTGGAAGAGTATCGCAGGGAGGtggagcagaaacagaaaggaaCTGAAGGTAAAGGTGATGGGTGGAGGAGATAATAAATGTCAGTATTTGAACACAAACTCATGGATGATAATAAACATCTTGTCTACCTATCACAAAATTCAccagaaatatttattaattcctCAAAAACGTTATTAAAATgattatgtgtatatataattgAAAGTAGGTGTCATTAATCCTCAAAGTTTAATTG from the Channa argus isolate prfri chromosome 18, Channa argus male v1.0, whole genome shotgun sequence genome contains:
- the add1 gene encoding alpha-adducin isoform X7 yields the protein MNGESGAGVVTAPPPTTAPHKERYFDRVDESSPEYQRERNMAPDLRQDFNMMEQKKRVSMILQSPAFCEELETMIQDQLKKGKTPTSLLALQQIADFMTTSMPSMYPAAPQGGMAALNMSLGMVTPVNDLRGSDSISYDKGEKMLRCKLAALYRLTDLFGWSELIYNHLTVRVSSDQERFLVVPFGLLFSEVSASSLVKINLQGEIVDRGSTNLGVNQAGFILHSSIYAARPDVKCIVHVHTAAGAAVSAMKCGLLPISPEALSLGEVAYHDYHGILLDEEEMTLIQRNLGPNSKVLILRNHGLVSVGETVEEAFYYIHNLVTACEIQVRTLASAGGPDNLVMLDPAKYKLRPRVPEPAGDGSSTHPKWQVGEQEFEALMRMLDNLGYRTGYPYRCPALRDKAKKYSDVESAPSAHGGYSYGEDSDSGARSPLKHSFQRGQHDKNRWLNAGNRPDEPYEDGADGSSPKSKPKWNKEDGLRQAAVANQFIPMNTNPKEVLEMRNKIREQNLQDIKTAGPQSQVLCASTMVERTFTQGELVTASKAIIEKEYQPKVIVTKQDPNPFTKLTNQDLEEYRREVEQKQKGTEVRRQDAGREGSASTISGPEPDSELGCQASVSTPLQSTTDSLSLEKPPPTAVTPSATAFQQGSSSPGRSSGAEPAQGSTDSAETAADEVFSTADEVFSAPDSPQKEFHCAVLRALSKEPSVLETAKANQAPDTEQLVEPVEEPKVMKPTTTPPSTPVRADEESLPEQTYKDESDAATLRQTLPDLTPDDPSDVPALPGEDSASTSAPATADAAEGEEPTEAGDQECDESPSKSPSKKKKKFRTPSFLKKNKKKTES
- the add1 gene encoding alpha-adducin isoform X13, producing the protein MNGESGAGVVTAPPPTTAPHKERYFDRVDESSPEYQRERNMAPDLRQDFNMMEQKKRVSMILQSPAFCEELETMIQDQLKKGKTPTSLLALQQIADFMTTSMPSMYPAAPQGGMAALNMSLGMVTPVNDLRGSDSISYDKGEKMLRCKLAALYRLTDLFGWSELIYNHLTVRVSSDQERFLVVPFGLLFSEVSASSLVKINLQGEIVDRGSTNLGVNQAGFILHSSIYAARPDVKCIVHVHTAAGAAVSAMKCGLLPISPEALSLGEVAYHDYHGILLDEEEMTLIQRNLGPNSKVLILRNHGLVSVGETVEEAFYYIHNLVTACEIQVRTLASAGGPDNLVMLDPAKYKLRPRVPEPAGDGSSTHPKWQVGEQEFEALMRMLDNLGYRTGYPYRCPALRDKAKKYSDVESAPSAHGGYSYGEDSDSGARSPLKHSFQRGQHDKNRWLNAGNRPDEPYEDGADGSSPKSKPKVWTNITHDHVKPLLQSLSSGVCVPSCITNCLWNKEDGLRQAAVANQFIPMNTNPKEVLEMRNKIREQNLQDIKTAGPQSQVLCASTMVERTFTQRLSVLQDAPLSDCTDTIDGLDVSEGSYSPAKSFRKGELVTASKAIIEKEYQPKVIVTKQDPNPFTKLTNQDLEEYRREVEQKQKGTEVRRQDAGREGSASTISGPEPDSELGCQASVSTPLQSTTDSLSLEKPPPTAVTPSATAFQQGSSSPGRSSGAEPAQGSTDSAETAADEVFSTADEVFSAPDSPQKEFHCAVLRALSKEPSVLETAKANQAPDTEQLVEPVEEPKVMKPTTTPPSTPVRADEGCK
- the add1 gene encoding alpha-adducin isoform X17; amino-acid sequence: MNGESGAGVVTAPPPTTAPHKERYFDRVDESSPEYQRERNMAPDLRQDFNMMEQKKRVSMILQSPAFCEELETMIQDQLKKGKTPTSLLALQQIADFMTTSMPSMYPAAPQGGMAALNMSLGMVTPVNDLRGSDSISYDKGEKMLRCKLAALYRLTDLFGWSELIYNHLTVRVSSDQERFLVVPFGLLFSEVSASSLVKINLQGEIVDRGSTNLGVNQAGFILHSSIYAARPDVKCIVHVHTAAGAAVSAMKCGLLPISPEALSLGEVAYHDYHGILLDEEEMTLIQRNLGPNSKVLILRNHGLVSVGETVEEAFYYIHNLVTACEIQVRTLASAGGPDNLVMLDPAKYKLRPRVPEPAGDGSSTHPKWQVGEQEFEALMRMLDNLGYRTGYPYRCPALRDKAKKYSDVESAPSAHGGYSYGEDSDSGARSPLKHSFQRGQHDKNRWLNAGNRPDEPYEDGADGSSPKSKPKVWTNITHDHVKPLLQSLSSGVCVPSCITNCLWNKEDGLRQAAVANQFIPMNTNPKEVLEMRNKIREQNLQDIKTAGPQSQVLCASTMVERTFTQRLSVLQDAPLSDCTDTIDGLDVSEGSYSPAKSFRKGELVTASKAIIEKEYQPKVIVTKQDPNPFTKLTNQDLEEYRREVEQKQKGTEDTEQLVEPVEEPKVMKPTTTPPSTPVRADEGDGNAKEYLLP
- the add1 gene encoding alpha-adducin isoform X4, which produces MNGESGAGVVTAPPPTTAPHKERYFDRVDESSPEYQRERNMAPDLRQDFNMMEQKKRVSMILQSPAFCEELETMIQDQLKKGKTPTSLLALQQIADFMTTSMPSMYPAAPQGGMAALNMSLGMVTPVNDLRGSDSISYDKGEKMLRCKLAALYRLTDLFGWSELIYNHLTVRVSSDQERFLVVPFGLLFSEVSASSLVKINLQGEIVDRGSTNLGVNQAGFILHSSIYAARPDVKCIVHVHTAAGAAVSAMKCGLLPISPEALSLGEVAYHDYHGILLDEEEMTLIQRNLGPNSKVLILRNHGLVSVGETVEEAFYYIHNLVTACEIQVRTLASAGGPDNLVMLDPAKYKLRPRVPEPAGDGSSTHPKWQVGEQEFEALMRMLDNLGYRTGYPYRCPALRDKAKKYSDVESAPSAHGGYSYGEDSDSGARSPLKHSFQRGQHDKNRWLNAGNRPDEPYEDGADGSSPKSKPKWNKEDGLRQAAVANQFIPMNTNPKEVLEMRNKIREQNLQDIKTAGPQSQVLCASTMVERTFTQRLSVLQDAPLSDCTDTIDGLDVSEGSYSPAKSFRKGELVTASKAIIEKEYQPKVIVTKQDPNPFTKLTNQDLEEYRREVEQKQKGTEVRRQDAGREGSASTISGPEPDSELGCQASVSTPLQSTTDSLSLEKPPPTAVTPSATAFQQGSSSPGRSSGAEPAQGSTDSAETAADEVFSTADEVFSAPDSPQKEFHCAVLRALSKEPSVLETAKANQAPDTEQLVEPVEEPKVMKPTTTPPSTPVRADEESLPEQTYKDESDAATLRQTLPDLTPDDPSDVPALPGEDSASTSAPATADAAEGEEPTEAGDQECDESPSKSPSKKKKKFRTPSFLKKNKKKTES
- the add1 gene encoding alpha-adducin isoform X18; the protein is MNGESGAGVVTAPPPTTAPHKERYFDRVDESSPEYQRERNMAPDLRQDFNMMEQKKRVSMILQSPAFCEELETMIQDQLKKGKTPTSLLALQQIADFMTTSMPSMYPAAPQGGMAALNMSLGMVTPVNDLRGSDSISYDKGEKMLRCKLAALYRLTDLFGWSELIYNHLTVRVSSDQERFLVVPFGLLFSEVSASSLVKINLQGEIVDRGSTNLGVNQAGFILHSSIYAARPDVKCIVHVHTAAGAAVSAMKCGLLPISPEALSLGEVAYHDYHGILLDEEEMTLIQRNLGPNSKVLILRNHGLVSVGETVEEAFYYIHNLVTACEIQVRTLASAGGPDNLVMLDPAKYKLRPRVPEPAGDGSSTHPKWQVGEQEFEALMRMLDNLGYRTGYPYRCPALRDKAKKYSDVESAPSAHGGYSYGEDSDSGARSPLKHSFQRGQHDKNRWLNAGNRPDEPYEDGADGSSPKSKPKVWTNITHDHVKPLLQSLSSGVCVPSCITNCLWNKEDGLRQAAVANQFIPMNTNPKEVLEMRNKIREQNLQDIKTAGPQSQVLCASTMVERTFTQDAPLSDCTDTIDGLDVSEGSYSPAKSFRKGELVTASKAIIEKEYQPKVIVTKQDPNPFTKLTNQDLEEYRREVEQKQKGTEVRRQDAGREGSASTISGPEPDSELGCQASVSTPLQSTTDSLSLEKPPPTAVTPSATAFQQGSSSPGRSSGAEPAQGSTDSAETAADEVFSTADEVFSAPDSPQKEFHCAVLRALSKEPSVLETAKANQAPDTEQLVEPVEEPKVMKPTTTPPSTPVRADEGDGNAKEYLLP